The Chloroflexus aggregans DSM 9485 genome segment CGTTATATCAGTGGCTATGGCTCATCCTTTGTATCGCCGGTGCGTTAAGTGTAGCCGTTCCACCGATTTTAGCCCGCCCGATTCTATACTATGCCGATGCTACTGTACAGTTCGATCTGAAACGCTATGGCCCCATCTACCAGCCGGTTGCCCCTAATCTGACAGGGATTGATATTGCGATGACCGATGCTACCGAAGCGCTACGCCTCGATGCGTTGGCCCGCGCTGATGTGCGTCTTGGCCGACCCGATTTTCGGGTAGCGTATCTACCCCAAACTCCCGGTGAGGTGATAGTGCGCGGTATCGCCGGTAATGCCGTTGAAGCAAAGGCACTGGCCGATGCCGGTGCGGCCGAGCTGGTGCGCCAAATCCGGGCTGCCGGTGGCCGTGAAATCTTGCGCAATATGTTGGGCTGGCAATTGTGGCAAGCGCTCAACGGCCAAACACCGGCCCCCAATGATCGCTTTGCATGGTTGTTGCGCGATATTTTGCGTCTTGAGGCTTTGCCGCTCTCTCGCCCGATTGAACCGTTCAGTACGCCGCGCACCTTGGCCGAACTCTCCGGTGAAGAAATTAGTGATGTGACCCGGGCGCTTGAGTCGCGTTACGATCTCTGGCGGTTTGCGATTAATACCCGTGACGCAACGCTCGATGCGCTCTGCGCAAGTACGGGTTTGACCGATACAGCGACTCGTGAAGCAGTACTACAGACATGCGCCGCTAATAATCCTGCGGCGGCTGCTGAACTTGCAGCACGTGATCGGACGATTGCTCAGCTCCGCGCGATTGAGGCGGCAATTCAATTCCTGATTCGTGATGCCGGCGCCCGCTTTGATGCCGATCAGGTGAGTGCGGCCTTCCGAGTGTCGGCAGCGTTGCCCACTGCGCCCGAACCACGCTATGAGTTGCCGCTGATCGCACTGGCCGCGCTTGTCGGTACGATGTTAGGTGTCGGGGGAATTGCTTTCGACCGGAGCGTCGGGGTGTTGCCGAAGTTGCAAGAGCTGTGGCAATACCGCGAATTGATCCGTAATCTGGTGCTTCGTGACCTGCGCGCTCGTTACAAAGGTAGTACTCTCGGCTATCTGTGGACGCAGATTGCGCCGTTGGGCATGATGATGGTGTATGTTATCGTCTTCAGTTTTCTGCTGCCTAACGGCATTGCGATGTTTCCGGTGTTTGTGATTGTCGGTCTGCTGCCGTGGAATTATACTGCTGAAGCAGTCCTCAGCGGTACCCGCAGCATTATCGACAACGCGGCATTGGTCAAGAAGGTCTATTTCCCGCGCGAGGTGCTGCCACTGGTTGCAGTTGGTTCAAGTTTGCTGAACTTTGTACTCTCACTTCCGATGATGTTTCTGGTGATCGTGATTGTTCAGCTTACCACGCTTGGCCGGCTCAACCTGAGTTGGAGTATTGTCTATCTGCCGGTTATCATGGCGTTGCAGACAATTTTTCTCACCGGATTAGCCCTTTTGCTCGGCGCTGGTGCCGTCTTTTTCCGCGATGTGGTGCATCTCATCGGTATTGTGATCAACATCTGGTTCTTCCTTACCCCGATCATTTACCCGCTCAGTACCATTAGCGACGGGGTCGCGGCGCGGGTGATTCGCTGGCTCAACCCGTTAGCCTCGATTATCGAGTTCTACCGCGAAATCATTTACGGTAATACCGTGCCGGTCGGCCTGATCCCGACGCCGGGAGTGCCGGCGCTTGGTGCTCTGCTGCGCGTTGGCGTCACTGCGCTGATTGTATTGGCAGTGGGGTATTGGGTTTTCCAGCGCACCAGTCGCCATTTTGGTGAAGAGCTATGAGTATCGTGATCGAGTTTGATAAGGTCTCGCGTCAGTTTGTGCGGCGCCAACGGGCTTCGACCATTCAAGAGCGGTTCGTGGGACTGATCCGTGGTCTTCCGCCGGCAGAGGTGTTTTGGGCAGTGCGTGATGTGAGCTTTGCCGTCGAGGAAGGCCAAAGTATTGGTTTGGTTGGTCACAATGGTGCCGGCAAAAGCACGATCCTCAAATTGATGACCCGTGTGCTTGAACCGACGAGTGGCCGCGTGACAACCAGTGGACGCATCGCAGCATTACTTGAGCTTGGGAGCGGTTTTCACCCTGAACTGAGTGGGCGGGAAAACGTCTTTCTCTACGGCTCCTTGATGGGCTTCAGCCGTAAGGAAATGATGCGCAAGCTCCCGGAAATAATCGAGTTCTCGGAAATCGGCCCCTTTCTCGATACGGAAGTCAAACACTACTCGTCGGGTATGTATACCCGGCTCGCGTTTGCCGTGGCGACGGCGGTCGATCCCGACATCCTGATCACCGATGAAGTATTGGCCGTTGGTGATGAGGCATTCCAGCGCAAGTGTATCGACCGCATTTACGGTTTTCGCCGCGCCGGGAAGACGATTGTCTTCGTATCGCATGCCCTCGATGTCGTTCGCTCACTCTGCGATGTCGCCGTTTGGCTCGATCACGGCGAGATGAAAGCCTATGGTTCGGCACACGAGGTGGTTGATGCATATCTCGCCAGTGTGAACGAGCGGGAGCGGGCTGAGTTTGAGCAGCAAGAACGCGAACTCGCCGAGGATGTACGCGAACGGATGCGGCGTGGCACACGCGAAGTAGAGATTACGCGTGTGCAGTTACTCGACCGGAACGGTCAAGAGCGGATTACGTTTCGTACTCACGAACCGCTGACGATACGTATTCACTACGTTGCCCACGAACGGATTGAGCATCCGGTGTTCGGGGTCGGGATTAATCATGAGAGTGGCCCATGGTTAACCGGACCCAACACCGGTTTCGATCGCTACCATATACCGTTCATTGATGGACCTGGTCAGATCGATTACCATATTCCACGTTTGCCATTGTTGGGCGGTAGATATTTGGTGAGTGCTTCGGCTACCGACTGCACGCAGTTACACGAGTTTGATGTTCACGACCGTATGTACCCGCTCGTTGTACACAGTGATGGGGTTAGCCAGCGTTACGGCATGCTCTTCATCGATGGAAGTTGGAGCTGGCATGGATGAGCACACTGTTGATCATCGCTCATGATGTGATCGGTCGGCGGATGGCCGGGCCGGGGATTCGGATGTGGGAACTGGCGCGAGTCCTGGCTCATACGCTACCGGTGACCTTGATCGCACCACGTCCGATTGATTTACCACCAACCGCGGGTGTAACGTATGGTCATTATCGGTGGGGAGAAGCCGCGAGTCTTGCCCCCTACCTCGCGACTGCTTCCATAGCACTCATCAACGGCTTTGTAGCTGCCGCTCACCCGGAAGTATTGACGTATGCGGGACGGCTAATCATCGATCTCTATGATCCGGTAGCGTTTGAGAATCTCGAGTTGTTTCGCCGCCATCCCATGACTGAGCGCCGGCACATAGCCGAACGCGATGTCGCACTCTTGCGCGACCTGTTACGTCGTGGCGATCACTTTCTCTGTGCCACCGAGCGTCAGCGAGATTTGTATATCGGTGGCTTGTTGGCATTGGGCCGCTTGACGCCGGACCTCATTGATACCGATCCACTGCTGCGCCGTCTGATCGACGTTGTGCCCTTCGGCGTGAGTGATGATCCCCCGCAGGCGAGTGGTCAACCGGCGTTACGCGGTGTCCTCGACGATCTTGGCCCCGACCACGAGATTATTCTGTGGAGTAGTGGGTTGTGGGACTGGCTCGATCCACAAACGGTGGTGCGGGCGATGCCACACGTGCTGACGGTAGTGCCT includes the following:
- a CDS encoding ABC transporter permease, yielding MANTIKQPLKQATGWSAVGAALTARRGALALYQWLWLILCIAGALSVAVPPILARPILYYADATVQFDLKRYGPIYQPVAPNLTGIDIAMTDATEALRLDALARADVRLGRPDFRVAYLPQTPGEVIVRGIAGNAVEAKALADAGAAELVRQIRAAGGREILRNMLGWQLWQALNGQTPAPNDRFAWLLRDILRLEALPLSRPIEPFSTPRTLAELSGEEISDVTRALESRYDLWRFAINTRDATLDALCASTGLTDTATREAVLQTCAANNPAAAAELAARDRTIAQLRAIEAAIQFLIRDAGARFDADQVSAAFRVSAALPTAPEPRYELPLIALAALVGTMLGVGGIAFDRSVGVLPKLQELWQYRELIRNLVLRDLRARYKGSTLGYLWTQIAPLGMMMVYVIVFSFLLPNGIAMFPVFVIVGLLPWNYTAEAVLSGTRSIIDNAALVKKVYFPREVLPLVAVGSSLLNFVLSLPMMFLVIVIVQLTTLGRLNLSWSIVYLPVIMALQTIFLTGLALLLGAGAVFFRDVVHLIGIVINIWFFLTPIIYPLSTISDGVAARVIRWLNPLASIIEFYREIIYGNTVPVGLIPTPGVPALGALLRVGVTALIVLAVGYWVFQRTSRHFGEEL
- a CDS encoding ABC transporter ATP-binding protein, which produces MSIVIEFDKVSRQFVRRQRASTIQERFVGLIRGLPPAEVFWAVRDVSFAVEEGQSIGLVGHNGAGKSTILKLMTRVLEPTSGRVTTSGRIAALLELGSGFHPELSGRENVFLYGSLMGFSRKEMMRKLPEIIEFSEIGPFLDTEVKHYSSGMYTRLAFAVATAVDPDILITDEVLAVGDEAFQRKCIDRIYGFRRAGKTIVFVSHALDVVRSLCDVAVWLDHGEMKAYGSAHEVVDAYLASVNERERAEFEQQERELAEDVRERMRRGTREVEITRVQLLDRNGQERITFRTHEPLTIRIHYVAHERIEHPVFGVGINHESGPWLTGPNTGFDRYHIPFIDGPGQIDYHIPRLPLLGGRYLVSASATDCTQLHEFDVHDRMYPLVVHSDGVSQRYGMLFIDGSWSWHG